A part of Salvelinus fontinalis isolate EN_2023a unplaced genomic scaffold, ASM2944872v1 scaffold_0925, whole genome shotgun sequence genomic DNA contains:
- the LOC129847672 gene encoding dachshund homolog 1-like — MASPAALMPSVPLVQPPPIQTSPATNSPPPATTSSSPSPSIAPTGLNPFSADLLPVPVGSPGVPVDVLPGKPVYSTPSPVENTPQNNEVKMVEVRGAKLASFTVKDNELICLPQAFDLFLKHLVGGLHTVYTKLKRLQITPVVCNVEQVRILRGLGAIQPGVNRCKLISRRDFETLYNDCTNAR; from the coding sequence ATGGCCTCTCCGGCTGCTCTCATGCCCTCGGTTCCTCTCGTCCAACCGCCTCCGATACAGACTTCACCGGCGACCAACTCTCCGCCACCAGCAACCACGTCCTCATCCCCTTCACCATCTATCGCGCCCACCGGACTGAACCCTTTCAGCGCGGACCTTTTACCAGTACCCGTCGGTAGCCCTGGCGTACCGGTTGACGTCCTGCCCGGTAAACCGGTGTATTCTACCCCGTCGCCGGTTGAGAACACTCCGCAAAACAACGAGGTTAAAATGGTCGAGGTCAGAGGCGCCAAGCTCGCCTCTTTCACGGTAAAAGACAACGAGCTAATCTGCCTCCCGCAGGCGTTCGACCTGTTTCTGAAACACTTGGTCGGCGGACTGCACACGGTCTATACCAAGCTGAAGCGGCTCCAGATCACACCGGTGGTCTGTAACGTGGAACAGGTCCGCATCCTCCGGGGCCTCGGAGCTATCCAACCGGGAGTGAACCGGTGTAAACTCATCTCACGGAGAGACTTCGAGACGCTGTACAACGACTGTACTAACGCCAGGTGA